The Thermodesulfobacteriota bacterium DNA window GGAGATGCCGACCCAGGATGAGTGCTATGCCAAGGTTTGTTTGGGGGAGAAGTGATTAAGTGGTTAAGTAATTAAGTTTTAAGTGATTAAGTTTTAAGTGTTAAGTGTTAAGTGGTTAGGTGATTAAAAGGCAAAGGGAACCTTTTTAACCCTTGAGCCCATAAAACCCTAAAACTTAACCACTTAAAACTTAACACTTAAAACTTAATCACTTAAAACTTAATCACTTAAAACTTAAAACTTAATCACTTAAAACTTTTATTTCTATTTTCAATAGGATACGGAAGCAAAGCATGAACAAGAAAAAGGACATAATACGGAAAGAAATCGTCGTCACCGGCTTCGGCGGCCAGGGCATCGTGCTGGCCGGCAAGATCCTGGGACAGGCGGCGGCCCTGGGCGACAAGAAAGAGAGCACCCTGGTCCAGTCCTACGGCCCGGAATCCCGGGGCGGGGCCTGTTCGGCCCAGGTGATCGTCTCGGACACGGTCATCCAATACCCGTACATCAAGACGCCCGACGTGCTGGTGTGCATGTCCCAGTCCGCCTACGACAAGCACAAGGATTCCCTCAAACCCGAAGGCCAGCTCCTGGTCGACCGCGACCTGGTCAAGCCCGACGGCAGCCGGGAGTTCTTCGCCATCCCCTCCACCCGCATGGCCGAAGAGATGGGCAAAAAGATGATGGCCAACATCATCATGGTCGGGTTCACCGTGGCCATCACCGGCGCCATTTCCGAAGCCGCGACCCGGGACGCCGTCACCGCCTCGGTGCCCAGGGGGACGGAGAAAACCAACATCCAGGCCTTTACCAAGGGCTTTGAATACGGCCAGTCCCTGCTCAAGGGGCGGGAACGCAAGGCCTCGGGCCAGACGGGGGTGATCTGATGAAACGGGAAAAGGAACGCCTGCAGCGGGTGCTGGTCATCGGGGCGACGCCGGCGGGGATCGCGGCGGTCAACAAGCTCGGCGAACTGGGCGTGCCCGTGACCCTGGTGGACCGGGACGGCGATCTGGACGCCCGGCTGGGCGCGGACCACTGGCGCTTGCCCTCGGGAACGCCGCTGAACCACGCCCATCGGCCGGGGCTCCTGCGGATCCTGCGCAATCCCGGCATCCGGTCCCTGTTTCCGGCCCGGGTGGCCGCCATCAAGCACAGCCACCAGGGCTTCCGGGTCGATGTCCGGACCGAACCGACCTATGTCGACGCCGACCTCTGCGTTCTCTGCGGCCGCTGCGTGCAGGTCTGCCCGGTCAACTGCGACGGCCGCAAGGCCATCGGGTTTGCCGGCCGCCATAGCCTGCCCGGCGGGGCCGTTATCGACAAGCGGCGCCTGCCCCTGTGCCGGGAAGGCTGCCCCCTGGGCGTCAATGTCCAGGGATACGTGGCCCTGGCGGCAGCCGGGCGTTTTGCCGAAGCTCTGGACCTGGTCCGGCAGCGGAACGTGCTGCCCGGCATCTGCGGCCGCATCTGCACCCATCCCTGCGAAGAAGCCTGCCGCCGTAACGAACAGGACCAGGCCGTGGCCATCCGCGACATCAAGCGGTTTCTGGCTGATGAAGAAATCCGGCACGGCGCCGCCGGGAAAACGGATGCGCCCAGGCCGCCGGAACGCGCCGAAAAAATCGCCGTCATCGGCTCCGGCCCGGCCGGCTTGGCGGCCGCCGCCGAACTGGCCCGCCAGGGCTGCCGGGTGACGGTTTATGAAAAAGAGCAGCAGGCCGGCGGCCTGCTGCGTTACGGCATCGGCCCCCACCGCCTGCCCCGGAACATCCTGGACCTGGAACTGGCCTGGATCGAAGGGCTGGGCGTGACATTCGTCCTGGGCCGGAACATCGATTTTAAGAAAGACCTGCCCGGTCTGGCCAAAGATCATGACGCGGTCCTGGTGACGGCCGGCACCTGGGCCGACCGCAAGCTGGACGCCCCGGGCGAAGACCTGGAAGGCGTCGAGGGGTGCCTGGATTTTCTGCCGCGCCTCTACCGGGGGGAAATCAAGCGCCTCAAAGAAAAGATCGCCGTCATCGGCGACGGCAACGCCGCCTTTGACCTGGCCCGGGCCCTGGTCCGCATCGGCGCCGAGGTGACCATCGTCTCCTGGTTCGACGCCGACAGCATCCCGGCCGACCCGGCCGAATACGCCGGCGCCCTGGCCGAAGGCGTCAAGCTGCATCCCGGCGCCCGGGTGATCGCCTTTGAAGGCGAAAAAGGCCGCCTGCGCCGGCTGGTCTGCCGCCCCACCCAACCCGGTCCGGCCGACGACCGGGGCATTTGCTGGCCGGTGGTGGTCAAGGGCAGCGAGGCCTATCCCCTCGAGTTTGACCGGGCCGTGGTGGCCATCGGCCAGACCGGACCCTGGACGGCCGGCAATGTCGGCGGGCTGAAGGTCTCCGACCGGGGGCTGATCGCGGTGGACGAAAACCGGAAGACCGGGCTGAAAAACGTCTTTGCCGCCGGCGACGCCGTCACCGGCTACTCCTCGGTGGTGCAGGCCATGGCCGAGGGCCGGGCCGCGGCCGTAAAGATCCTGGAAAGCGTCTGCGGCCTGGTCATCGATGACCCGGCTGGCGCCCGACCGGCCGACCGTGATTTTCCACCCCTTCCCCAGGGGATGCCCCCCTGCCCCCGGACCGCCATGCCGGAATTGAAACCGTCCGAGCGCAAAGGCAATTTCGAGGAAGTGGCCCGGGGACTCACGGAAGCGCAGATCAAACTGGAAGCCGGGCGCTGCCTGCAGTGCGGCGTCTGTTCCGAGTGCATGGAGTGCGTGACCGCCTGCGGCCCCATCAACGCCCTGCGCCACGATGAAACCTGGGAAACCGTTTTCGAGCAGGTCGGCGCCATTATCATCGCCGACCCGGAGCAGGCCCCGCCGGTCCGGGGGGACGACATCATCCGCGCCTACGGGCCGAACACCTCCCGGGCCGACGTCCCGGCCATGATGACGCGCGGCTACGCCGCCGCCGCCCGGGCCATGACCATGCTCGGGGACACCTCCTCCCGCCAGCGCCGTGGAAAGGGCGTGGCCTTCACCCCGCCCGATCCCGGGCTGTCGCCGGCCATCCGCATCGGTGTTTTCTTTTGCACCTGCAACCGGTCCCTGGGATGGCTTCCGGAATTCGACGATTACGCCCGCGCCCTGGCCGACCGGCCGGACATCGTTCACGTGGAAACCATGCCCTCGGCCTGCGTGCCCGACGGCATCAGCCGCATCCTCCGGACTGTCCGCGAAAAAGGCATCACCCGCCTGGTGCTTACCTCGTGCGTCTGCTGCCCCCTGGATTTTGTCTGCAGCGCCTGCACCGACCAGCGCAGCCGGCTGAAAAAAGGGCTGTTCACCGCCACCGGCATCAGCCGGTCCATGGTGACCACCTTCAATCTCCGGGGAGAAGTGCTCAACCTGATCGCCTCCTCGCCGGAAACGGCCGTCCGCCGGTTCGAAGGCATGACCGACCGGGCCATCCGCCGTTCCCGTCATCTCAAGCCCTTCACCTCGCCGGCCCGCAACTACAACTTCACCACCGCCGTCATCGGCGAATCCGAGGCGGCCGTGGAAAGCGCCCGGGTCCTCTCCCGGCTGGGCCTGGACGTGTTCATGTTCGGGACCAAAGACAAGCCGCTGTCCGACCGGCACGGTGACGTGGACGTGCTCCGTTTCGAAGGTTCGACGGCCATGCGCGTATCCGGCAGCCTGGGTGATTACCATATCCTGGTGCGCCTGGGTGACGGTCAGGAACAGGAGTTCCAGGCCGGCGCCGTCATCTTCGGGGACAAAAACCCGGAGGCGGTACCGTTCCTTCGCCAGACCGAGCTTCCCGGCCGGGGGATTTCGGCCGCCATGCAGCGGCCCGGCGTCACCGGCATACCGTTTTATTATCCCGGCATGACCTCCATGTCCGGCCTTTTCGTGGCCGACCCGCCGGGGATCGAGGTGTCCACCCGCCAGAAAGGCGCGGCGGCGGCCATCCTGGCGGCGGCGGTCATGCCCCGGGGGCCGCGGCAGAGCAAGGGCTACAACGTGTCCATCGACGCCGGCCGCTGCCGGTTCTGCGGCCGCTGCATCCACGTCTGCCCCTACCAGGCCATCGTCGCCCGCATGAACGATTACGGCAACTGGCACGCGGCCGTGGATGAAACCCTGTGCAAGGGGTGCGGCAACTGCATCTCCGTCTGCCCCTCCAACGCCGCCGACAGTCCCTACCGCGACCAGCAGTTTTTAGAACAGACGCTGGAGGAAATTTTACTTAAATAAAGTTTTAAAGTGTTAAGTTTTAAGTATTAAGTATTAAGTGTTAAGTATTAAGTATTAAGTTTTAAGAGTTAAGGTTTAAGTTTGAGGTTGTGGATAGCATGAACAGCAGGAAAGAATTTAGAAAGCCTGAAAAATGAACAACCATTTGAAAACAACACATCATTTTTTAAATATGTGCAGTCATGTCACCCCGGGCCTAACTTCTAACACTTAACACTTAAAACTTAACACTTAACACTTAACACTTAACACTTAATACTTAACACTTAATACTTAACACTTAAAACTTAAAACTATCTGCTTATAAGGAACAACCGTGGCAAAGACACCGACAGACAATAAAGGAAAAGATATCAGTATAATTCTTTTTTTATGCAACTGGAGCCCTCATTCCGCCTATCACGCGCTGCTGGATCAGGGCTACGCCATGCCGGCCCAGATGCGCATGATCCGCATTCCCTGCACCGGTCGGATCACCAAGGCCCTGCTGTTCAAGGCCTTCGAGATGGGCGCCGACGGCGTGGCCCTGCTGGGCTGCAAGTCCGGCACCTGCCGTTACGGCTCCGGTACCGACGCCGCCACCAACAACACCGAGGACACGCGAAAAATCCTCGATCTGGCCGGGATCGGGCCAGAGCGCATGAAGATGGCGACCTTCTATCCGGATGAAACCGTGGCCCTGAAAGAGTTCCTGGAGACCTTCCGCGATGAAATCATCGCCCTGGGCAAAAGCCCGGTGGTCCCGTCCGGCGGCCTGCGGCTGGAAGACCGCACCGCCCTGCCCCCGTTCGCGGAGATTCTGACCCGCTACAATGCCTACGAGTGCCAGGACTGCGGCAAGTGCACCGCCTCCTGCCCCCTGGCCTTGAGCGGACGCCCCTTTTCCCCCCGGGCCCTGGTCGGGGCCATCATCGCGGGAGAGGCCGAAAAGGTCAACAACGACATCTGGGCCTGCCTGACCTGCGGCATCTGTTATGACCGCTGCCCTTCGGGCGTCAATTTTCCGGATTTCGTGCGGGACGTCCGCTGCGAGTTGATCGGCAGCGGCGAACGCCATGCCACCCACGGCGGCTTCTTCCAGTCCCTGATGCGGGCCATGACCTCGCCGGACCTGCGAACCCGACGATGGGGAGGTCTGCCTGAAAGCGTTAAAACCGACCCGGATTCACCGATTCTCTTCTTCGGCGGCTGCGCCCCTTTTTTTGACGCTTTTTTCCGCAAGCACACCGGCGTGGGCACTACCGGCATCCTGGAGGACAGCCTGCGGCTGCTGAACTTTTTCGACATCCGGCCAGCCGTTCTGGAACATGAACGCTGCTGCGGCCACGACCTGCTCTGGTCCGGGGACCGCGAGAATTTCTTAAAGCTCGCCCGGCTCAATGTCGAAGCCATCCGGACCAGGAGGACGCAGGAAGTCATCACGGCCTGCCCGGAATGCTGGCGCACCCTGGCCGTGGATTATCCCGCCCACGGGATCGACATTGGTTTCAAGGTCACCCACCTGTACGAGATTCTGGCCGAAAAGATTGAAAACGGGGCATTTTCCTTCAAGCCCCTGGAGCGGCGCTTCACCTTCCAGGACTCCTGCCGCATGAACCGGTTTGAACAATTACGGGACCTGCCCCGGCGGCTGATCCAACGGATCGCGCCGGACGCTTTTGCCGAAATGAAAGACCACGGCGCTTCGTCCATCTGCTGCGGTAACTGCGCCTGGATCGGGTGCGACGCTTTCAGCAAGGCCATGCAGGTCAACCGCCTGGGCCAGGCCCATGCCTCCGGCGCGGAGCTTCTGGTGACGGCCTGCCCCAAATGCCAGGTTCACCTGCGCTGCGCCATGGAAGACCCCCTGCGGGGCGAAGAGCTGGAAATGGAGATGATGGACCTGACCGGGGTCATCGCGCGAACGTTGAAATGGGAATAATTTCAGGCCGCCTTGATGTTGTTTTGAATGCTGTAAAAACAGAATCGATAAGGTCGAAAAACCGCATATATATGTCATTTCGAGCGCAGCGAGAAATCTCGAAAAAATAATATTACAGAAAAACGAGATTGCTCGCTGCGCTCAAAATGACAAATCGACCGACCTCGATCTTACGATTGCATCAGAATTGAAGAAGAGTGAAAACACCTGAAAAGGAACTCAATATGAAAGAAGAAAAAACAGCGCCCGTCGTCGTGTCAAAGGACCAGCCGCGGATCGGGGTTTATGTCTGCCGCTGCGGACTGAACATCGCCCAGACCGTGGACTGCGCCGGCGTGGCCAGAACAGCCGCGGGCCTTGACGGCGTCCGCGTGGCCAAGGAAATCACTTATGCCTGCTCCGAGCCCGGCCAGGCGGAGATCGTCGAGGACATCCGGGACAACAACCTGAACCGCATCGTGGTGGCCTCCTGCTCGCCGCGCCTGCACGAGCCCACCTTCCGGCAGATGTTGAAGAAAGCGGGCTTGAACCCCTACCTGCTGGAAATGGCCAACCTGCGCGAGCAGTGCAGCTGGGTACATATGAAGCAGCCGGCCGAAGCCACGGCCAAGGCCGAAGACCTGGTCCGCATGGCCGTGGCCCGGGCGAGCCGCCTGTGGTCCCTGACCGAGGAAGTGCTGCCCATGACCAAGCGAACCCTGGTGGTCGGCGGCGGCGTGGCCGGCATCCAGGCCGCCCTGGACCTGGCCGACAACGGCTACGAGGTCTTCCTGGTGGAAAAGAACCCGTCTATCGGCGGGATGATGGCCCAGCTGGACAAGACCTTCCCCACCATGGACTGCTCCATCTGAATACTGGGGCCGAAAATGGCGGATGTCGGTCGACATCCCAACATCACGCTGCTGACCGCAAGTGAAGTAATCGACGTCAAAGGTTACGTCGGTAATTTTGATGTGCGCATCCGGAAAAAATCCAAATTCGTCATCGAAAAGGAGTGTACCGCCTGCGGCGACTGCGCCAAGGCCTGCCCGGTGGTCTATCCCGATGAGTTCAACGCCGGTTTGGGCTCCCGCAAGGCCATTTACATCCCCTTCCCCCAGGCGGTGCCGGCCTCGTACCTGATCAACATGCAGGAGTGCCTGGGCCACGGCTGTACCCGCTGCGCCGATGCCTGCGAGAAGCACTGCATCGATTTTCACCTGTCCGACGAGGAGATCAACGTGCGCGTGGGCACCATCGTCGTGGCCACGGGCATGGAGTCGTATGATCCGCGGGAAATGGACGAATACGGCTACACCCGCTTTAACAACATCGTCACCAGCGTCGAGTTCGAGCGCCTGGTCAACGCCGGCGGCCCGACCAAAGGAACCCTGGTGCGCCCGGGCGACCGCAAGCATCCCAGATCCGTGGGCTTTATCCAGTGCGTCGGATCACGCTCCCGGCGCAAGGGCGGCGTTTACTGTTCCAACATCTGCTGCATGAACACCATCAAGAGCACCCTGGTGTTAAAGGAGCACGATCCGGATATCGACATTACCGTTTTTTATATCGACATCCGCGCCTTCGGCAAAGGCTTCGAGGATCTCTACAACCGGAGCCGCGCCCTGGGCGTGCGCTATGTCCGGGGGCTGCCCGGCAACGTCGAAGAGACCGCCGACGGCGGCCTGCGAGTGGCCGTGGAGAACACCGCCAGCGGCAAAATCGAATTTCATGATCTGGACATGCTGGTGCTGGCCGTGGGCATGCAGCCCACGGCGGGCGCCCGCAAGCTCCAGGAGATGCTGGGCCTGCAGCTCACGCCCGACGGTTTCTTTCTGGAGGCCCATCCCAAGCTCCAGCCGGTGGACGCCGCCACCCGGGGCATCTTCTACGCCGGGTGCGCCGAAGGTCCCAAGGATATCAAGGAGAGCGTCACCCAGGCCTCGGCGGCCGCGGGCCGGGCCATCCGGCTCATGCACCGGGGCGTAATCCTGTCCGAACCCATCACCTCGGAGGTCGTCGCCGAGCACTGCAAGTGCTGCGGCAAATGCGCCGAAGTCTGCCCCTATAATGCCATTACGGTGGACGTGAAGAAGAAGATCCCGGCCGTGGTCAACAAGGCGGCCTGCGCCGGCTGCGGCACCTGCGCCGCCGAGTGCGTTTTCGGGGCCATTGTCATGAACCACTTCACCGACGAGCAGATATTAAGCCAGAGCGACGCCCTGCTGGCCGACAACCCGGCCGACAAAATCCTGACCTTTGCCTGCAACTGGTGCTCTTATGCCGGGGCCGACTATGCCGGCGTCTCCCGGCTCCAGTACCCGCCCAACGCCCGCCTCATCCGGACCATGTGCTCCGGCCGGGTGGACGAGAAGTTCGTCTGGCACGCCTTTGCCAAGGGCGCGCCGGTGGTGCTGATTTCCGGGTGCCACATCGGCGACTGCCATTACATCAACGCCAACCACTGGACGGAAAAGCGGGTGGAGAAGATGCACCGCAAGATGGAGAAACTCGGCCTCCGGCCGGAACGGCTCCAGCTGGAATGGATCAGCGCCGCCGAAGGCGTGCGCTTCGCCAACGTCATGCAGAAGATGGAAGAGATCCGCCGGTCCGTGACGCCTGACGAGATCGCTGACACCATCCGCATCATCAGCGCCCGGGAGTAACGGCCGGCCGGCAGATCAAATGTTTTTAAACTGGCCGGGAATGATGCCCGAATTATCTCGTCTCAAAAAGGATGCCCCCCTGCCGGGAGGCGTCCTTTTCTTTTCTGTCGCTCCTTACAGAAATCGGTCCAAAAGGTAACTTTAAGAGGTGGCCACCACTCATCAACATAGGGTGGCCTGGAAAATATTGACACACATGGCCGGTCTTGCTAAGAATGATGGCAATAAAAGCAAGTTTTTATCCTTATCCTTTTGGCATTCAATCCGATTTCTAAGAAAGATCTAATAATGAAAACTAATTTCTTCTTCCTCTTTCTTTTTCTCGTTCTCGTGCTGATCTTGGGGGCTTGCGATGGATCGCACAACCACACCAATTTTGACTCCTGCGCGGAACTCGAGCGCTGGGCCACATCTGACTTGTGCTCATCGTTCGATCCTCAAGCGCTGGCGAATCACCTCCGCACAGAAGATGCGGAGTGGCCTGACATCCCGGCGTCAATCACTTCGGATATCGACCTGACCGAGGACGACGAGGCTTTCCTCAAGCTTGCGGTGGAAGCTTACGTCTGGGGCTACTCGCCGATGACCATCTACCGGCTGGAGCAGGAGAAGATCAATAGCCAGGCGCCCCAGAACCACTTCTACCATCCCACCCACCTGGCTTACTGGCAGCCCCCGTCGCCGGTGTCCGCGCCCAACATGGACGTGCTCTATAGCAGCGCCTTCCTCGACCTGTCCCAGGGACCGCTCGTCTTGACGATGCCGCCCGTGGAAGGCTACTACGTGGTACAGCTCGACGATGCATACGGCAACTCCCAGGCCTCGCTGGGAAGCCGCACGCGGCCGGGCGGTGCGGCCGATTCGTACTTGATCGTCGGGCCGTCGGACCCGGCCTACACCGACCCCGGCAGCTACCTGAGTCATGGGTTCGACCAGCAGCACGTGCTCCCGGTGGATACGGAACACGCCTGGCTCATCGTCCGAATCCCCATAAATCCATACGCAGAACCCGGCTCGCCGCGCTCCCTCACGGAAAGCGCCAGCTACAAGGCCAATACCGCTTTCGACCTGACGCCACTTCTGAACCCGCAACCGGTCACGCCCATGGACCCGGAGGTGTCGAAGAAGTTCAAGGAGCCGCCCTCCGACGCCATGACCTTTTTCACCTGGCTGGGGATGGCCGTAAAAGGCAGCCCCCTCCCCACGCAGGCGGCCTTCAGCTCCGAGACGTTCCCGCCCTACCTGATGAGTCCCAGCGCCTCGGTAAGTGAGGATCAGCTGGCGCTGTTCGATTCGTTCCAGCTCCTCGGGCTGGACGCCCTTGGCTTCCACCCGGAGCGTCTCAACTGCCGCCAGAGGGCCCTGCTGGAGGCCGGAATGGTCATCGGGGACTGCATCCTCAAAGCGGGACAGGGTTTCATCACCGTCGGGCCGCCCGACCAGAACTACTGGCACGTCATGGGCACCTCCAACATCGGCAAGTACCCCAACACGCCAAGCGGCTGGACGGTACGTTCCATCGCGGCCTACGAGGGCGGCATCGCCAGCCTGGCGCCGGACGGCACCTACCCCACCACGGCCCACGACGGCCAGGGCGCCCGCGTGAGGGGCGGCCGGGCTTACACCATCACCTTCGATGCGGACAACCTGCCGCCCGTGAACGCGGGCGGCTTCTGGAGCCTGACGATTTACTCCGACAACAGCGCCAGCGGCGTGCAGACGAACCTCCCCGCGGTCTCGTCCGCGGCCGTCCTCAACACGGCCTACTCGCAGCTACCCGACGACGCTACCTCAGTAGTGGACACGACGCATTTCTCCAATCCCGATTACCAGGAGGACGACACCGTCTATTTCGCTGTATCCGGCGGCGGGATCGACGCGGAGAGCCCGTACTTCGTTTTTAATGCAAACGACGAGGGCTTCCAGCTGAGTCGCGGCCCCTGGACGCCTGATCACAGCGGCATGACGGCGATCACCGTGGATCCGTCCCTCATCGGACAGACCCTGATGACGGGGCTCGTCATCCCCGTTCATTCCCTGGGTTCGCAGCAGTTGCCGGACGCCCCGCCGGGGCTCCGAGGCACCCAGCTGGCCTTCGAGACGGACGACAACGGAAACAGCATCCTGCGCCTCTACCTCCAGGACACGCCGCCAGCAATCCGCAGCAACTGGCTGCCCATCCCGGACAGCGGGAGCACGTTCCAGGTTATGGCCCGCCTCTATAACCCCACGGCTGCAACCGAGCAGAGCGGTGGTGCCTCCATCCTGTCCAGCACCACTATTCCTCTGACGACAGACGACCCCGATCTGGCGAAGCAATATCCTCAGGAGCCGGTCAATGATTCGAATCGATACGGCACCTTCGTACTCCCGCCGATCGTGCCGATCGAATAAGACAGCAGGAATTCTGGTATAGTCGAAATTCCGGACACCAAGGTGCTCCGAAAAGAAATGGGGTTACCTCCGGCCGGGTAGACGAAAAGTTCGTCTGGCACGCCTTTGCCAAGGGCGCGCCGGTGGTGCTGATTTCCGGGTGCCACATCGGCGACTGCCATTACACTGACGCCAACCACTGGACGGAAAAGCGGGTGGAGAAGAAGGTTTGCCGGCGATAGCTTCATGCCCCTTTCCAGTTTCGCCCCTTCATGATCTCCTCTTTAATGATTTCAGCAATAATTTGAACGGCACTGCTTATCGGTTCCTCTTTATTCATTGTAAAATTCAACCGCATGGTTTCAAGGCCATCGCCCTTGTGGGAAAAAAAGAACCTGCCGGGCACAAAAGCCGCTTTCCTTGCCACCGATTTCCGGTACACGTTTTCCATGTCCAGTCCTTGGGGGCCCCGGCACCAGACAAACATGCCGCCGTCAGGCCTTGACCACTCGAATTCCTCGGGGAAACAGTCGTCAAGTGCTGCCAGCATGGCCCCCAGTCTCGGCCGGTATAAATTAATGATGTTCGGCAGATGCTTTTTCAGGAAGCCGCCGTTGAGATATTCCGCGGCCAGCGCCTGATTGAAGGTGCTGGAATGCAGATCAATCCCCTGTTTCATGATGACCAGCCATTTTCTTAAACGTTCAGGCGCCACGCAGAAACCGATGCGGAGACCCGGCGCAAAAATCTTGGAGAACGTGCCGATATAGACGACATGTTCCGGAGCCAATGTCTTTATCGGCGGGATCGAATCTCCCCGATACCGCAGGGCGCTGTATGGGTCGTCTTCAATGAGAATCCGGTTATATTTTCTGACGATGGATGCGATTTCCTTCCGCCTGGCGTTGGGGATGGTCCTCCCTGACGGGTTCTGGAACGTCGGAATCAGGTAGATAAACTTCACTTGCTCTCTCTGCAGGACCGCTTCGAGGGCGTCGGGGACAAGCCCGTCGTCATCGGTATCCATACGGATATATTCCGGCTCATAGGGAGTGAATGCCTGGAGCGCGCCCACATAGGTCGGCGCTTCGATCGCGATTTTATCTCCCTTGGTGATCAACGCCATGCCAATGGCGTCCAGAACGCCCTGTGATCCGGTGGAAATAAGAATCTCATCCGATGCGGCATCAATACCGTTCTCCCGGAGGTGGGTTGAAAGCGCTTCACGAAGAGGCGGAAACCCCTCCGTCGGATCATACTGAAAAGCCCGGGTGGCATACTTTTCGATGACCATCAACGTCAACTCACGG harbors:
- a CDS encoding PLP-dependent aminotransferase family protein; the encoded protein is MEIIRELTLMVIEKYATRAFQYDPTEGFPPLREALSTHLRENGIDAASDEILISTGSQGVLDAIGMALITKGDKIAIEAPTYVGALQAFTPYEPEYIRMDTDDDGLVPDALEAVLQREQVKFIYLIPTFQNPSGRTIPNARRKEIASIVRKYNRILIEDDPYSALRYRGDSIPPIKTLAPEHVVYIGTFSKIFAPGLRIGFCVAPERLRKWLVIMKQGIDLHSSTFNQALAAEYLNGGFLKKHLPNIINLYRPRLGAMLAALDDCFPEEFEWSRPDGGMFVWCRGPQGLDMENVYRKSVARKAAFVPGRFFFSHKGDGLETMRLNFTMNKEEPISSAVQIIAEIIKEEIMKGRNWKGA
- a CDS encoding DUF1254 domain-containing protein, whose product is MKTNFFFLFLFLVLVLILGACDGSHNHTNFDSCAELERWATSDLCSSFDPQALANHLRTEDAEWPDIPASITSDIDLTEDDEAFLKLAVEAYVWGYSPMTIYRLEQEKINSQAPQNHFYHPTHLAYWQPPSPVSAPNMDVLYSSAFLDLSQGPLVLTMPPVEGYYVVQLDDAYGNSQASLGSRTRPGGAADSYLIVGPSDPAYTDPGSYLSHGFDQQHVLPVDTEHAWLIVRIPINPYAEPGSPRSLTESASYKANTAFDLTPLLNPQPVTPMDPEVSKKFKEPPSDAMTFFTWLGMAVKGSPLPTQAAFSSETFPPYLMSPSASVSEDQLALFDSFQLLGLDALGFHPERLNCRQRALLEAGMVIGDCILKAGQGFITVGPPDQNYWHVMGTSNIGKYPNTPSGWTVRSIAAYEGGIASLAPDGTYPTTAHDGQGARVRGGRAYTITFDADNLPPVNAGGFWSLTIYSDNSASGVQTNLPAVSSAAVLNTAYSQLPDDATSVVDTTHFSNPDYQEDDTVYFAVSGGGIDAESPYFVFNANDEGFQLSRGPWTPDHSGMTAITVDPSLIGQTLMTGLVIPVHSLGSQQLPDAPPGLRGTQLAFETDDNGNSILRLYLQDTPPAIRSNWLPIPDSGSTFQVMARLYNPTAATEQSGGASILSSTTIPLTTDDPDLAKQYPQEPVNDSNRYGTFVLPPIVPIE
- a CDS encoding hydrogenase iron-sulfur subunit; the protein is MRQQEFWYSRNSGHQGAPKRNGVTSGRVDEKFVWHAFAKGAPVVLISGCHIGDCHYTDANHWTEKRVEKKVCRR